TATTGGAACGGTTTGCGCCGCTTGGGGTGGGGTGCGCAGGCGCAAATCGTCGCCGCTCGCCGACAGGAATTTTGGCAGACTGGCAACGGCCCGCTATATTCTGCGTTTTCGGCTGTCGCCGCAGTGCGACGTTGGACGGTCAAGTGCGCGCACTTCGCCACTGCGGTTATCTTCAGCAGGCCGGCAGCGGCAACACGACAATGTGTCCCAGATGCAGAACGTCCGCAAAAAAGCCCCCCGTATCGACAGCTTTAATTTCAAGGCGGGCAAGTTGCTGCGCGACCGCTACGAAGTGGTGACGCGCCTGGGCGCGGGCTGGGAAGGAGAGGTGTATCTGATACGCGAGCGGCCCACGGGAATTGAGCGTACCGCCAAGTTCTTTTTCCCCGAGCGCAACATCAACGACCGCGCAGCGATTTTTTATGCGAAGAAACTGCACAAGCTGCGGCAGTGTCCGGTGGTGATTCAGTACTACACCCAGGACTCCATTGTCTATCGCGGCATCCCCATCACCTTTCTGGTTTCTGAGTTTGTGGAAGGGGAATTGCTCAGCCGCTTTCTCGCGCGCCAGCCGAAAAAACGCCTGAGTCCTTTCCAGGCGGTCCATCTTCTGCACGCCCTGGCGTCCGGCATTGAGGTGATTCACAACATGGGCGAATACCACGGCGATCTGCACGCTGACAATATCATTGTGCTGCGCTACGGGCTGGGTTTTGAGCTCAAACTGCTGGATATGTTTCACTGGGGCGCGCCGCGGGGTGAGCACATTCATCACGATGTGCTGGACCTGGTGCGCCTGTTTTACGATGCCCTGGGGGGCGCGAAGCGCTATTCCCACCACCCGCCGGAGGTCAAAGCCATCTGCTGTGGTCTCAAAAAGAGGCTGATTTTGAAGAAATTCCGCACTGCGGGCCAGTTGCGCGCCTACCTTGAAACCATGGAATGGAGCTGATCCGCTTGAACGAGGTTTTCGCCCGCGACGGCGCTCAGGTCTGGGCCCGGCAGAATATGAGCATGCCGTTGAGACAGCGGCTGGGACTGGGGTCCACGGTCTTGTATACGGCGCGTTCCCCGACCAAGGAGACGGTCAACGAAGACGCGGTGGCCCTGGTGGCCGTGCGTCACGATGCCGCGGTGCTGATCGTGGCCGACGGCTTGGGCGGTCTGCCCTCCGGTGACACCGCATCCAGCTTGGTGGTGCACACCCTGACGGAACAGTTGCTGGCCGCGGCGGCCAGCGGTGCGGTTATCCGCGATGCGGTGCTCGATGGTATTGAAAAAGCCAACGCCATGGTGCTGGCGCAGGGCAGTGGGGCGGCCAGTACCTTGGCCGTGGTGGAGCTGCAAGGCAACACCATGCGCTCCTATCACGTGGGCGATTCGCTGATATTGCTGAGCGGCCAGCGCGGCAAGATAAAATTTCAAAGCGTGGCGCATTCCCCCGTGGGTTATGCTGTGGAAGCCGGTTGGCTGGACGAGGAAGAGGCGGTGCATCACGAGGAGCGCAATATCGTTTCCAACGTGATCGGCAGTGCCGCGATGCGCATCGATGTCGGGCCGGCAGTGACCCTGGCCCCGCGGGACACCCTGACCGTCGCCAGCGACGGTTTGGCGGACAATCTGTACATGGGTGAAATTGTCGAGGCCGTACGCGCCGGTTCCCTGGATCAGGCCGGGAAAGCCCTGCTGGA
This sequence is a window from Gammaproteobacteria bacterium. Protein-coding genes within it:
- a CDS encoding serine/threonine protein phosphatase: MELIRLNEVFARDGAQVWARQNMSMPLRQRLGLGSTVLYTARSPTKETVNEDAVALVAVRHDAAVLIVADGLGGLPSGDTASSLVVHTLTEQLLAAAASGAVIRDAVLDGIEKANAMVLAQGSGAASTLAVVELQGNTMRSYHVGDSLILLSGQRGKIKFQSVAHSPVGYAVEAGWLDEEEAVHHEERNIVSNVIGSAAMRIDVGPAVTLAPRDTLTVASDGLADNLYMGEIVEAVRAGSLDQAGKALLETCRERMLHPQPGLPSHPDDLSFIIYRPLTTPGRQ
- a CDS encoding serine/threonine protein kinase codes for the protein MQNVRKKAPRIDSFNFKAGKLLRDRYEVVTRLGAGWEGEVYLIRERPTGIERTAKFFFPERNINDRAAIFYAKKLHKLRQCPVVIQYYTQDSIVYRGIPITFLVSEFVEGELLSRFLARQPKKRLSPFQAVHLLHALASGIEVIHNMGEYHGDLHADNIIVLRYGLGFELKLLDMFHWGAPRGEHIHHDVLDLVRLFYDALGGAKRYSHHPPEVKAICCGLKKRLILKKFRTAGQLRAYLETMEWS